The DNA window GGCAGTGCTATCCGCTCCATGTGAACCTCGTTCAGGTCGGTGTCTATCTCCAGGAGGAAATACGCACCTTCCACCATACCCAGCTCGTAGGCGTAGTCCCTGGGAAGTTCAACCTTGCCGTTCTCCCGTATACGAACTATCTCGTAGTGCCGCATATGGTGACATTCTCACGGTAAATAAAAGCCTTTGCGGAAGAATTATTAACCCGCCCGCCGTAGGAGGCCAACATGGAAATCATCGGGTACGTCTTCGTGATCATCGCATTCGCGAGGCTCCTTGCGGAAGGGTTTGAGAGACTCGGCTATCCCGGCTTCCTGGGTGAGATAACCGCGGGAATGATACTGAGCGCCGTTCTGATTGACATGCCCCGTGATCAGATGCTCCTCATGGCTGAGCTCGGCCTCTTCTTCCTGATGATTTCGGCCGGCCTGGAGGTGACGCCGGAAGAGCTCCACTACGCCGGAAAAAAGACGCTGCCCCTCTACGTAGCCACCTATACCGTCATGCTGCTGGTGGCGCTTCCCTTCACAGGCTGGCGGCTTAACTCCGACGCCCTCATAGTGGCCGCGATACTCTCAACCGCATCGGCGCCCATAGTCCTGAGACTCAAGCGCTTCTTTGGAGAGGACTTCCTCCACGTTGCTCTATCCTATGCCGTCATAAGCGAGATAATGAGTCTGTTCATAGTTTACATGATGGTCAGGGTTCACGAGACCCCCGGGGACTACACCCCGGTCCTGGAGAGCGTACTGAAGGACGCGCTCTTCATCGGGGTTCTCATGTACATTAATTACATTATAGGAATAAAGCACAAGGTGATGATAATACGCTTCCTCCGCAGGCTCAAGAGCGATGAGGCCGTTTTTGGTCTCTTCATGGTGCTCTCAACGTCTCTCGCCTTCATCAGCGATGAGATAGGCCTTCACTTCAGCATAGGGGGCTTCATGGCAGGTTTGATGATGCACAGCGACCTGGTTGGAACGAAGCAGTACGAGAGGCTCACGACCATAGTCAGCGGCGTTACGTACGGCATCTTCGCCCCGATATTCTTCGCATGGCGCGGCCTCAACTTCGAGACCGAGCTGTCCTTCGTGGTGGTGGAGTTCTTCGTTCTGGTGTACGTCGTCAGGCTGGCGCTCTCGTCCATCATCGTCAGGCACCGGGACGTTCCAACGTCGGTCGTCAGGGGGGCTGGGATAGCGAGCTTCGGCGTCCTCGGCCTGCTCGTGGGTGAAATAGGCTTTGTCTCGGGCGTTTTAAGCCAGCACATGTACGCCATGGCATCCCTTGCCAGCGTCCTTGGAATCTTCACCTCTGCCACCCTGGGCAGGGCGGTCAACCATTACCGGTTAAAAACCTCCAAAGAGGCCGCTTAGAGAGAGGCGCGGCGCATAAAGCGTCCTCCAACGTCGATATGGTCCATAATCGTTCCTTTTCAATATAGCGAAACGTTTTTAAGTCTACCCCAGACTAGCGAGTAGAGGAATCGTTGATTTAGCCTATAATCGTCTAACTCGTGAGAAAAGAAAGGAGGAAGCTGAGATGAGCTGGACAACCCCAAAGAGGGCATTTATAGGCGCCGCCTCCGCCGAGGGAGGCACTAAGCTCAACGCGTTTGATAACGCTCTCCTCAAGCTCGGCATAGGAAACGTCAACCTCGTCAAGCTGAGCAGCGTCATTCCGGCCCACATCGAGTGGATAGATGAGGTGCACGACGTCCCGAT is part of the Thermococcus sp. 21S7 genome and encodes:
- a CDS encoding cation:proton antiporter; amino-acid sequence: MEIIGYVFVIIAFARLLAEGFERLGYPGFLGEITAGMILSAVLIDMPRDQMLLMAELGLFFLMISAGLEVTPEELHYAGKKTLPLYVATYTVMLLVALPFTGWRLNSDALIVAAILSTASAPIVLRLKRFFGEDFLHVALSYAVISEIMSLFIVYMMVRVHETPGDYTPVLESVLKDALFIGVLMYINYIIGIKHKVMIIRFLRRLKSDEAVFGLFMVLSTSLAFISDEIGLHFSIGGFMAGLMMHSDLVGTKQYERLTTIVSGVTYGIFAPIFFAWRGLNFETELSFVVVEFFVLVYVVRLALSSIIVRHRDVPTSVVRGAGIASFGVLGLLVGEIGFVSGVLSQHMYAMASLASVLGIFTSATLGRAVNHYRLKTSKEAA